A portion of the Sulfurospirillum diekertiae genome contains these proteins:
- a CDS encoding YaaA family protein produces MKILFSPSETKSALTTHGLLKKESLVFPYLYEKRYQVLKQYQALLETYDTTLLQNLFGIKDTQKNLVQASKNIFDSFTCKAILRYSGIAYDHLSFATLDKNAQTYIENHVMIFSNLFGPLLAGDLIPEYKLKQGESLNGFKTEIFYKEYFSDAIDAWIGDETILDLRAGYYEKFYTLKQPFITMKFLKNDKVVSHFAKAYRGQVLREMAIHRPSNEKDLGKISFEGLRIREIKEQKLKREYIFDIID; encoded by the coding sequence ATGAAAATTTTATTCTCACCCAGCGAGACAAAAAGCGCATTAACCACTCACGGCTTGCTCAAAAAAGAGAGTTTAGTCTTTCCTTATTTATATGAAAAACGTTATCAGGTTTTGAAGCAGTATCAAGCACTTTTAGAAACATATGATACCACACTCTTGCAAAATCTCTTTGGTATTAAAGATACTCAAAAAAATTTAGTACAAGCAAGTAAAAATATTTTTGACTCATTTACATGTAAAGCTATTCTTCGATACAGTGGTATTGCTTACGATCATCTTTCATTTGCAACATTAGATAAAAATGCACAAACTTATATTGAAAACCATGTCATGATTTTTTCGAATCTTTTTGGCCCTCTTTTAGCCGGCGATCTGATTCCAGAATATAAACTCAAACAAGGTGAAAGCCTGAATGGTTTTAAAACCGAAATTTTCTATAAAGAGTATTTTAGTGATGCCATTGATGCGTGGATTGGTGATGAAACTATTTTAGACCTACGTGCAGGATATTATGAAAAATTCTATACGCTGAAACAACCTTTTATCACCATGAAATTTTTGAAAAATGATAAAGTAGTAAGTCATTTTGCAAAAGCTTATCGTGGGCAAGTTTTACGTGAAATGGCTATTCATCGCCCTTCTAATGAAAAAGATCTTGGAAAAATCAGTTTTGAAGGACTTCGTATTCGTGAAATCAAAGAACAAAAATTGAAACGCGAATACATCTTTGATATTATTGATTGA
- a CDS encoding branched-chain amino acid ABC transporter permease: MDIFLQQMVNGLTIGSLYALVALGYTMVYGVMRLINFAHGDLVAFSAFIGLSVYTQIFGESATSLGVIITVFALTALSVAFVGVLLERLAYRPLRTAPRLSAVVSALGAGLVIQNSVMMVWGPNMKIFPSNLFPSTIWSVGGIVITFTQVMILGVSSVLMVGLYFFIHQTKIGTAIRAVAIDQDAAKLMGINVNRIIMIIFIIGSALGAVAGLFIGSYYRGITFDMGWMYGLNAFVAAIMGGIGNIPGAMLGGLLLGLFNAMITGYISTQWAETFTFVLLIAILVLRPTGILGETVAEKV; encoded by the coding sequence ATGGATATTTTTTTACAACAAATGGTCAATGGCCTTACTATTGGAAGCCTTTATGCACTGGTTGCTTTAGGGTATACAATGGTGTATGGCGTTATGCGGCTTATCAATTTTGCGCATGGTGACCTCGTTGCTTTTTCTGCTTTTATAGGACTCAGCGTTTACACACAAATTTTTGGGGAGAGTGCAACCTCTTTGGGTGTGATTATTACAGTGTTCGCATTGACAGCTCTTAGTGTTGCTTTTGTGGGTGTACTTCTTGAGCGCCTAGCGTATAGACCTTTACGAACTGCACCACGTTTAAGTGCCGTGGTATCTGCTCTTGGAGCTGGTTTAGTGATTCAAAATTCAGTGATGATGGTTTGGGGACCCAATATGAAAATATTTCCCTCCAATCTCTTTCCTTCTACTATTTGGTCTGTGGGCGGTATTGTGATTACGTTTACACAGGTGATGATTTTAGGTGTTTCATCGGTCTTGATGGTAGGTCTCTATTTTTTCATCCACCAGACTAAAATTGGCACAGCCATTCGAGCGGTGGCGATTGACCAAGATGCTGCAAAACTGATGGGCATTAATGTCAATCGTATTATTATGATTATCTTCATTATTGGCTCCGCACTGGGTGCCGTTGCAGGGCTTTTTATAGGCTCTTATTACCGTGGAATCACCTTTGATATGGGGTGGATGTACGGGCTTAATGCCTTTGTCGCCGCCATTATGGGAGGCATCGGCAATATTCCAGGTGCAATGCTTGGAGGGCTTCTTTTGGGACTTTTTAATGCAATGATCACAGGTTATATTTCAACGCAATGGGCTGAAACCTTTACCTTTGTGCTTTTAATTGCGATTTTAGTTTTAAGACCAACAGGAATCCTTGGTGAAACAGTGGCGGAGAAAGTATAA
- the secE gene encoding preprotein translocase subunit SecE produces the protein MEKLRAYYHHSKAELSKVIFPTKEQIRNAFISVFVVVTVISLFLALIDAIMSFSLSSLI, from the coding sequence ATGGAAAAATTAAGAGCTTATTATCATCATTCTAAAGCTGAATTGTCAAAAGTTATATTTCCAACAAAAGAACAGATACGAAATGCTTTCATTTCTGTTTTCGTTGTTGTAACTGTAATTTCACTCTTCTTAGCGTTGATTGATGCTATTATGTCTTTTTCTTTATCTTCTTTAATTTAA
- the rplJ gene encoding 50S ribosomal protein L10 — protein sequence MTRTEKAEFISSLTEEFKSSDGLIVCDYKGLNVKAIEALRNASRPEAVSVKVIKNTLASIAMTNAGIEGLELKDTNIFVWGADQLAVTKVVATFAKTNPNFVIKSGFAGGIVVDAAKVEALSKMPSRNELIGMLLSTWMAPITNFTIGLDALRAKKQESE from the coding sequence TTGACAAGAACAGAGAAAGCTGAATTTATTAGTTCTCTAACTGAAGAGTTTAAATCTTCCGACGGTTTAATTGTTTGTGACTACAAAGGTCTTAATGTTAAAGCGATCGAAGCATTAAGAAATGCTTCAAGACCAGAAGCTGTTAGTGTTAAAGTTATTAAAAATACTTTAGCATCAATTGCTATGACAAACGCTGGTATCGAAGGACTTGAACTAAAAGACACCAACATTTTTGTTTGGGGTGCTGATCAGTTAGCTGTTACTAAAGTTGTCGCTACATTCGCCAAAACAAACCCAAATTTTGTAATTAAATCTGGTTTTGCTGGTGGTATTGTTGTTGATGCTGCTAAAGTTGAAGCACTTTCTAAAATGCCATCACGTAATGAGCTTATTGGAATGCTTCTATCAACTTGGATGGCACCCATTACAAACTTTACCATTGGTCTTGATGCACTTCGTGCTAAAAAACAAGAGTCTGAATAG
- the rplL gene encoding 50S ribosomal protein L7/L12 — protein MAISKQDVLEYISGLSVLELSELVKDFEEKFGVSAAPVMVAGAGAAVATEAAEEKTEFDVILKDGGEKKINAIKVVREITGLGLKEAKDAVEGAPTTVKEGVSKQVAEEIKKKLEEAGAVAEIK, from the coding sequence ATGGCAATTTCAAAACAAGACGTATTAGAGTATATTTCAGGTCTTAGTGTACTTGAATTGAGTGAACTTGTAAAAGATTTCGAAGAGAAATTTGGTGTATCTGCAGCTCCAGTTATGGTAGCAGGTGCTGGCGCAGCTGTTGCAACAGAGGCGGCTGAAGAGAAAACTGAGTTTGATGTTATTCTTAAAGATGGCGGCGAGAAAAAAATCAACGCAATTAAAGTTGTTAGAGAAATCACAGGTCTTGGTCTTAAAGAGGCAAAAGATGCTGTTGAAGGTGCTCCTACAACTGTTAAAGAGGGTGTCTCTAAACAAGTTGCTGAAGAAATCAAAAAGAAACTTGAAGAAGCTGGCGCTGTCGCTGAAATCAAGTAA
- a CDS encoding ABC transporter ATP-binding protein, whose translation MSEYILEISHVSKYFQGLIAINDLSMKVKKGQIYGIIGPNGAGKTTLFNCITGIYRPEIGKILWKGRDIKGASPDKIAAFGILRTFQTIRLFSEMSVAENIMSGRHIKSQQRWYNGVIPTPAYYKDERANWEKVGELMSFFNLSEYATTPAGDLSYGIQRRIEMARALAAEPELLILDEPAAGLNENETLELTQTIRKIQAMGVTVMMIEHDMDMVMSLCEYITVINFGAKISEGIPSFVQDDPVVVEAYIGSDEDDDDE comes from the coding sequence ATGAGCGAGTATATCTTAGAAATCAGCCACGTCAGCAAGTATTTTCAAGGGCTCATTGCCATTAATGATCTCTCTATGAAAGTAAAAAAAGGACAAATCTACGGCATCATAGGACCCAATGGTGCAGGTAAAACAACATTGTTTAACTGTATTACAGGGATTTATCGACCTGAAATCGGAAAAATTCTTTGGAAAGGTCGCGACATTAAAGGTGCAAGTCCTGATAAAATTGCAGCATTTGGTATTCTTCGAACTTTTCAGACTATTCGCCTTTTTTCAGAGATGAGTGTGGCAGAAAATATTATGTCAGGTCGCCATATTAAGTCTCAACAACGTTGGTACAATGGTGTTATCCCAACACCTGCTTATTATAAGGACGAGCGAGCCAATTGGGAAAAAGTGGGGGAGCTGATGTCGTTTTTCAATCTTTCAGAGTATGCGACAACACCAGCAGGAGATCTCTCTTATGGAATTCAAAGGCGTATCGAGATGGCACGTGCACTTGCCGCTGAGCCAGAGCTTCTCATTTTGGATGAACCTGCAGCGGGTCTCAATGAAAATGAGACATTGGAGCTGACACAAACCATTCGTAAGATTCAAGCGATGGGTGTTACGGTAATGATGATTGAGCACGATATGGATATGGTGATGAGTCTTTGCGAATATATTACGGTGATTAATTTTGGAGCGAAGATAAGCGAGGGTATTCCATCTTTCGTTCAAGATGATCCAGTAGTTGTTGAGGCGTATATTGGAAGTGACGAGGATGATGACGATGAGTGA
- the rpmG gene encoding 50S ribosomal protein L33: protein MTVKIGLKCSECGDINYTTTKNSKTVTEKVELSKYCPRLKKHTVHKEVKLKS, encoded by the coding sequence ATGACCGTTAAAATCGGACTAAAGTGTTCTGAATGTGGTGACATTAATTACACAACAACCAAAAACAGCAAGACAGTTACTGAAAAAGTTGAACTTAGCAAGTATTGTCCAAGACTGAAAAAACACACTGTTCACAAAGAAGTGAAATTAAAAAGTTAA
- the rplK gene encoding 50S ribosomal protein L11, which produces MAKKVIGEIKLQIEAAKANPSPPVGPALGQRGVNIMEFCKAFNERTKELAGFRIPVVITVYADKSFTFITKQPPATDLIKKAVGLKSGSSNPLKNKVGTLSKAQILEIVEKKIADLNTTDREAAVKIISGSARSIGINVVD; this is translated from the coding sequence ATGGCAAAAAAGGTCATTGGCGAAATTAAATTGCAAATTGAAGCTGCTAAAGCAAACCCTTCACCTCCAGTAGGACCAGCTCTTGGTCAACGTGGTGTGAATATTATGGAATTTTGTAAAGCATTTAATGAAAGAACAAAAGAGTTGGCAGGTTTTAGAATTCCTGTTGTTATCACTGTTTATGCTGATAAAAGTTTTACATTTATCACCAAACAACCACCTGCAACTGATCTTATCAAAAAAGCAGTTGGTCTTAAAAGTGGTTCAAGCAACCCTTTGAAAAATAAAGTTGGTACCCTTAGCAAAGCTCAAATTCTTGAGATTGTTGAGAAAAAAATTGCTGATCTTAATACAACGGATCGTGAAGCAGCTGTGAAAATTATTTCAGGTTCTGCTAGAAGTATCGGTATTAACGTCGTCGATTAA
- a CDS encoding branched-chain amino acid ABC transporter permease codes for MNKSTLITLCLLVFMGFFPFFVDSAWLAIGTTFLVFSVVALSQDIILGRAGVFHMGHAMFFGLGAYTTAILNVNFGLPILATLLPAVLIPMFFAFLLVAPIIHLRGDYLLVATIGFNIIFIQVLENDIFGLTGGPNGLFGIDVVKFFGYELSSQTHMYYMAFLLLGITLLIIRNLDRSKFGRAMFYIHKDEIAAQSMGINIRYFKLYAFILGAGIAGAAGSMFSIQYSAVSPEAFNVTQSIMFFTIVLVGGSASLPGVLIGTFIMFVLPEMFREFETARYLVFGIAMILTMILRPRGIWPVKFGNIPSFLKKEVK; via the coding sequence ATGAATAAAAGTACACTTATAACCCTTTGTTTACTCGTTTTTATGGGATTTTTTCCTTTTTTTGTGGATTCAGCGTGGTTGGCGATTGGAACAACCTTTTTAGTTTTCTCTGTGGTGGCACTTTCTCAGGACATCATTTTAGGACGCGCAGGTGTTTTTCATATGGGACATGCAATGTTTTTTGGATTGGGTGCATACACGACTGCTATTCTTAATGTGAATTTTGGACTTCCCATTCTTGCAACACTTTTGCCGGCGGTGTTGATTCCGATGTTTTTTGCCTTTTTGTTGGTTGCGCCTATTATTCATTTACGAGGGGATTATCTATTAGTTGCAACGATTGGCTTTAATATCATTTTTATTCAAGTCCTAGAAAACGATATCTTTGGTTTAACGGGTGGACCAAATGGGCTGTTTGGCATTGACGTGGTTAAATTCTTTGGCTATGAACTCTCTTCGCAAACCCATATGTATTATATGGCGTTTCTATTGTTAGGCATAACACTTTTGATTATTCGCAATCTTGATCGCAGTAAATTTGGACGTGCAATGTTTTATATTCATAAAGATGAAATTGCAGCGCAAAGTATGGGCATTAACATACGTTACTTTAAACTGTATGCCTTTATTTTAGGCGCAGGTATTGCAGGGGCTGCTGGAAGTATGTTTTCCATTCAGTATTCTGCCGTCAGTCCAGAGGCATTTAACGTGACACAGTCCATTATGTTCTTTACGATTGTTTTAGTGGGTGGTTCTGCTTCTTTGCCGGGTGTTTTAATTGGAACATTTATTATGTTTGTGCTTCCTGAAATGTTTAGAGAGTTTGAAACAGCGCGTTATTTGGTTTTTGGCATTGCAATGATATTGACGATGATTTTGAGACCGCGTGGTATTTGGCCTGTCAAATTTGGCAACATTCCAAGCTTCCTGAAAAAGGAGGTCAAATGA
- a CDS encoding ABC transporter ATP-binding protein, with the protein MSEKLLDIKNLHVNYGAVEAIKGIDLHVNRGEVVTILGANGAGKTTTLQTISGLLKSNSGSIVFDNKDITQIPAHEIVSLGMSHAPEGRRVFGTLSVEENLMMGAYSLKKYDALTLDWIYEILPRLYERKQQLAGTLSGGEQQMLAIGRAIMSKPKLLILDEPSLGLAPVLVKVIFKAIKEISKSGVTVLLVEQNAKAALKLANRGYVLELGKITHSGSSEELLTSEVIQEAYLGKKKEAL; encoded by the coding sequence ATGAGTGAGAAATTACTGGATATCAAAAATTTACATGTAAACTATGGAGCCGTTGAAGCGATCAAAGGAATTGATTTACATGTAAATAGAGGCGAAGTCGTTACCATCTTAGGTGCCAACGGTGCTGGCAAAACGACAACCCTCCAAACCATTAGTGGTCTTTTAAAATCTAATTCCGGAAGTATTGTATTTGATAATAAAGATATTACGCAAATACCTGCCCATGAAATTGTGAGCCTAGGCATGAGTCATGCTCCTGAAGGGCGCCGTGTTTTTGGAACACTTAGTGTTGAAGAAAATCTGATGATGGGTGCTTACAGCTTGAAAAAATACGATGCGCTGACACTCGATTGGATTTACGAAATATTACCTCGTTTGTATGAGCGTAAACAACAGCTAGCTGGTACACTTAGTGGTGGTGAACAGCAAATGTTAGCTATTGGGCGAGCCATCATGAGCAAACCAAAATTACTTATTTTGGATGAGCCAAGCCTTGGGCTTGCACCTGTTTTAGTCAAAGTGATTTTTAAGGCCATCAAAGAGATTAGCAAAAGTGGCGTTACGGTTCTTTTGGTTGAGCAAAACGCAAAAGCAGCCCTTAAACTAGCCAATCGAGGGTATGTTTTGGAACTTGGTAAAATTACGCACAGCGGCAGTAGTGAGGAGTTATTAACTTCTGAAGTCATACAAGAGGCATATTTAGGTAAGAAAAAAGAGGCTTTATAA
- the nusG gene encoding transcription termination/antitermination protein NusG gives MAHRWYAIQTYAGSEQAVKKGIITLVNDHGIADKVEQILVPTEDVIEVKNGKKKISERSLYPGYAFAKLDLDTALWHLIQSLPKVGRFIGEAKKPTPLSEKDIALILEKAEKKGAPKPKIFFENGESVRITEGPFANFTGSVEEYDMVHGKLTLNVSIFGRSTPVEILYSQVEKIV, from the coding sequence ATGGCACATAGATGGTATGCAATTCAAACCTATGCAGGTAGCGAGCAAGCAGTTAAGAAAGGGATTATTACACTTGTTAACGATCATGGGATCGCTGATAAAGTAGAACAAATTCTTGTCCCAACTGAAGATGTAATAGAAGTTAAGAATGGTAAAAAAAAGATTAGTGAGCGAAGTCTTTATCCTGGTTATGCATTTGCAAAACTGGATTTAGATACAGCACTCTGGCATCTTATCCAATCATTGCCAAAAGTCGGAAGGTTCATCGGTGAGGCAAAAAAACCTACACCTTTGAGTGAAAAAGATATTGCATTGATTTTGGAAAAAGCAGAGAAAAAAGGTGCGCCAAAACCAAAAATCTTCTTTGAAAATGGCGAGAGTGTTAGGATTACAGAAGGTCCTTTCGCAAACTTTACAGGTTCTGTAGAAGAGTATGATATGGTTCATGGCAAACTCACACTCAATGTTTCAATCTTTGGTAGAAGCACTCCAGTTGAGATTCTCTATTCTCAAGTTGAAAAAATAGTCTAA
- the tuf gene encoding elongation factor Tu, producing MAKEKFSRTKPHVNIGTIGHVDHGKTTLTAAISAVLATKGLCEFKDYDGIDNAPEERERGITIATSHIEYETENRHYAHVDCPGHADYVKNMITGAAQMDGAILVVSAADGPMPQTREHILLSRQVGVPYIVVFMNKADMVDDEELLELVEMEIRELLSSYDFPGDDTPIVAGSALKALEEAKAGTVGAWGEKILALMAAVDAYIPNPIRETEKDFLMPIEDVFSISGRGTVVTGKIDRGAVKIGETIEIVGIKDTKTTTVTGVEMFRKEMERGEAGDNCGILLRGIKKEEVERGMVLCKPKSITPHTDFEAEIYVLSKEEGGRHTPFFNNYRPQFYVRTTDVTGSITLPEGTEMVMPGDNVKIKVALIAPIALEEGTRFAIREGGRTVGAGVVATIIK from the coding sequence ATGGCAAAAGAAAAGTTCTCTAGAACAAAGCCACACGTTAACATTGGAACCATCGGTCACGTTGATCATGGTAAAACTACGCTTACAGCTGCTATCTCTGCAGTTCTAGCGACAAAAGGTCTTTGTGAATTTAAAGATTACGATGGTATTGATAACGCTCCTGAAGAGAGAGAGCGCGGTATTACTATTGCAACTTCTCACATTGAATATGAAACAGAAAATCGTCACTACGCACACGTAGACTGCCCAGGTCACGCGGATTACGTTAAAAACATGATCACAGGTGCTGCTCAAATGGATGGTGCTATTCTTGTTGTTTCTGCAGCAGATGGTCCTATGCCTCAAACTCGTGAACACATCCTTCTTTCTCGCCAAGTCGGTGTTCCATACATCGTTGTTTTCATGAACAAAGCAGATATGGTTGATGATGAAGAACTTCTTGAACTTGTTGAAATGGAAATTAGAGAGCTTCTTAGTTCATATGACTTCCCAGGTGATGATACTCCAATCGTTGCAGGTTCTGCACTTAAAGCACTTGAAGAAGCAAAAGCTGGTACTGTTGGCGCATGGGGTGAAAAAATTCTTGCTCTTATGGCTGCTGTTGATGCTTATATCCCAAATCCAATCCGTGAAACTGAAAAAGACTTCTTGATGCCAATCGAAGATGTATTTTCAATCTCAGGTCGTGGTACCGTTGTTACTGGTAAAATCGACAGAGGTGCTGTAAAAATTGGTGAAACAATTGAAATCGTTGGTATCAAAGATACAAAAACTACAACTGTAACTGGTGTTGAAATGTTCCGTAAAGAGATGGAACGTGGTGAAGCTGGCGATAACTGTGGTATCTTGCTACGTGGTATCAAAAAAGAAGAAGTTGAGCGTGGTATGGTTCTTTGTAAACCAAAATCAATCACTCCACACACTGATTTTGAAGCTGAAATCTATGTTCTTTCAAAAGAAGAGGGTGGTCGTCATACTCCATTCTTTAACAACTATAGACCACAGTTTTACGTTCGTACAACAGACGTAACAGGTTCTATCACATTACCAGAAGGTACTGAGATGGTTATGCCTGGTGATAACGTAAAAATCAAAGTTGCACTTATCGCACCTATCGCCCTTGAAGAGGGTACTCGTTTTGCAATCCGTGAGGGTGGTAGAACTGTTGGTGCGGGTGTTGTTGCTACAATCATCAAGTAA
- the rplA gene encoding 50S ribosomal protein L1 yields MAKKVNKRFQELLKKVDKEKKYSVADALGNIKNLASAKFDETIEIALKLNVDPRHADQMVRGSVVLPAGTGKTVRVAVIAKDEKADEARAAGADIVGSDDLIEEIQAGRINFDVLIATPNMMGLVGKVGRILGPKGIMPNPKTGTVTMDVAKAVENNKGGQVNFRVDKQGNIHAGIGKISFSSEQIRENFEAFIKAINKHKPASSKGKYIKCAALSLTMSPSMNLENQELIDLR; encoded by the coding sequence ATGGCAAAGAAAGTAAATAAACGTTTTCAAGAACTTTTGAAAAAAGTTGATAAAGAAAAAAAGTATTCAGTAGCTGATGCACTTGGCAATATTAAAAACCTAGCGTCTGCAAAATTTGACGAAACAATCGAAATTGCACTTAAACTTAACGTTGACCCAAGACATGCTGACCAAATGGTTAGAGGTTCTGTTGTTCTTCCAGCGGGTACTGGTAAAACAGTTCGTGTTGCGGTTATTGCGAAAGACGAAAAAGCAGATGAAGCAAGAGCTGCTGGTGCTGATATTGTTGGTAGCGATGATTTAATTGAAGAGATTCAAGCAGGTCGCATTAACTTTGACGTTTTGATTGCAACACCAAATATGATGGGTTTAGTAGGTAAAGTTGGACGTATTCTTGGACCAAAAGGTATTATGCCAAACCCAAAAACGGGTACTGTAACAATGGATGTTGCAAAAGCTGTTGAGAATAACAAAGGTGGACAAGTAAACTTCCGTGTTGATAAACAAGGAAATATCCATGCGGGTATTGGTAAAATTAGCTTCTCATCTGAGCAAATTAGAGAGAATTTTGAAGCATTTATCAAAGCAATCAACAAGCATAAACCTGCTTCTTCTAAAGGTAAATATATTAAATGTGCTGCATTGTCACTTACTATGAGCCCATCTATGAATCTTGAAAATCAAGAATTAATCGACCTTAGATAA